CCATCACAAGGATTAATATACCCCAAAGTCAATTTTAGTAATgattttgtaatgattaactactttcttatattattttattataaagtaaaaagtaataattatgttttattataaagTCAAAAGTAATGATTATgctttttatcttattttattttataatacttttgtaaAAAAGAATTAGGGATCAAGACTATATTTCATGTAAAAAAATAAGTATTACATAACCGATGTTACTTGATCCAGATAATGAATATTTCTATTGACATAAATATATACATAACCCATGTTACTTGATCCAGATATAGTGAATATTTCTATTGACATAAATGTATATATCTATCACTTAATTACGTACTATTAAAAGAGGTTAGACCTTTTTTTTACTTGTGCTGTCTTATTTCTGTATATTTATTGATGCTAGTTGTGATATATATTATACTTTGCTACATGAATTGTTCATATAACTTCAAGAGTTAACCTGATACTTTTTATTtatatgaattattattattattattattattattattattattattattattattattattattattattattattattattatgcactgatgattatatatatgtgtgtatatgaaTTGGCGTAACAAACTTTTTGTGTCAAGGTAAATTACATTTTAAATTAGCCATGTAAATTTTTTTAATGGATTAACTTCTTTACTTCTTTATATGTTGAAATAAAGTGAACCGATCAAGTGAAAGAAACCTTTTCTATTGTTATTCAACTTGATTGGTTTAAAGTTGAATAATTTATTCAAAACATTTGTCAAGTCTGTGTGTTATAACTTCATTACATAAAAGTTTGATTGTATAAAAAATACTTATATTcacttaaaaaataaaataaaagctaaaaactaatgattctaattaataatttaaaaataaaatagaaatattaGGTAATTAATGCTTTAAGTAATTAATGACAACCTTTTTCTTTCTCCTGTCCATAATTCTCTTTTCTCAAATGTTGACTTTTGGGTATATTTAACAACACCCTAGAAAAAAAGGTTGATGATTGGTGCGTCAAAAATCATTTACCATGTGCTCTCGCCACATGACTTTTATGTTTTCTTTAAACACATTAACCTTCGCCTTTTGGGTATATTTGTCAGGTTTGGTTATTCACCATTTCATCATTTTAGTATAATCATAGTgtgcaaaacaaaaaaaaaaattaaataaataaaaaacaaaacatcTCAAATTCAAAAAAGCTCCATGCGTCAATTAAACCGaaaaaaaaacaagtaaaagtcAACTTAAAAAGACGGAATAATAAAAGTTGACCGACCAAGACAACACTTTTTCTTCTTATTAGAATGAAAAAAAACTGACTCATGTTCTACACGATGAACACATTACTGAACCGGCTTCATCTATGGAGCTTTCAGGGAGTTAGCTACATCGATGACAAATCGATATTTAACGTCAGATTTCAACATACGGCCCATGGCAGTGTTCACATAATCAATGGGAATTAGCTCGATATCTGCAGTTATTCCATGTTTTGCTGCAAAATCAAGCATTTCTTGAGTCTCTTTCAGCCCTCCTGTTGCACTTCCAGCCACCATTTTCCTCCCTGTGACCCACCCCTTTCAGTTAAGCAAGCTCAAGAATGTATGTATACAGACTGAAATTAATGAAGAATTAACACTAACCAGTGATCAAAGAAAATGCGGCTAAATCAAATGATTTCTCTGGTGCACCAACAAGAACAAGCTTTCCATCTGGTTTAAGCGCATTGAGCAATGGTGCAATCGAGTGACTCGCAGAGACAGTGTCGATTATTCCATCCAATGTGCTCGCGGCAGACTGATtacccaaaaaataaaaaataaaaaataaaatccaagaagttaacaaaataaacatttttattgtcAAAATGGATATCAAGAAAAAACTAACAAATCTTCTACCCACCTGCATTTGTTTTTGGTCTTTGCTGACTATGAAATGGTCAGCTTTAAGTCCTTCAACTGCTTCTTGCTTTTTAGCCGGTGTGGTACTGAAAACCGTTACTTCGGCCCCAAAAGCCTTAGCAAACTTGACCGCAGCATGACCTAGCCCACCGAGCCCGACTACTCCTACTTTCACACCAGGTTTGTCTAGTCCAAAGTGTCTGAGTGGGCTGTAGGTTGTGATACCAGCACATAGCAATGGTGCACCAGAATCAAGTGGCAAATTCTCAGGCCAACGTAGAACGAAATGCTCATCGGCAACCATGTGGTCTGAGTACCCACCGTAAGTGCGTGTGCCATCATGGTCGATGTATCCGTAAGTTAGAATCTGTTTTGGACAGTAGCTTTCAAGATCTTTAGCACAACTTTCACATGAGTTGCATGATCCCACTATGCATCCAACCCCAACTTTGTCACCAACTTTGAATTTCTCTACTTTGCTGCCTACTTCAGTCACTATGCCCACAATCTCGTGCCTGCATTATCATCATTGTATAATGAATTCGGGTTCGGTAGGGTTTGATCCAAAAGATTGTTATTTTTAAAAGGAATACTTTACATAATTGTAACCACGATTCTTATTCATTCTACTATAAAGtcactcaaaatctttttgtctATATAATGTTACTCAACTATATTTGTTGTTTCAATCGTACACTATTTTATggatgttaatttttttaaaataagtgaTATGAATAGATTATGTATGAATCTTAGATACTATTTAGTgagtatgtttttttttattcaaTTTGACTTGATGAAAGATAAACTTGCTTATTATTTTATATGAATTATTTTCAAACTAGTCTTGTTCCCCCCGCGTTTCGGTGAGGTGGTGTAAAACCGTGTTAACGGTATTGCGGAGGGAAATCATGCTAAGTAGCAACCGAACGGCGACCAAAACCAAGAAAAAACATAAAAtgaaaacacaatttttttacACCAAGTGACTCACGGGATAAAAAAACGTAAAGGACCACATGTTAACTCCAAACACTATGGTAAGTACCAACCAAGTGATGACCAAATTCGGGAACCTGGATAAGGCACAACGGGTAACCCCTACCTGCCACCACACACTGTTGTGGTGGTGCGGGCGGGTATGGGTTGGGTTAACTTTTTGCTATTGAGTTAAGGTATTTTTTGTgttgaaattttgtttttgagTGAAAGAAGTTGGtgttgttgaagaagatgattgtttgggtttttattatttttttaaatatatgttTTTTAAATAGCCTATAATTtaaatgttttatatttttataaaacaaaaacttaatttatttttaaaaaaattagtttttaactttataaATTTTTTAGGAAtgtataaatttttatttataggAATGTAttaatttatgaaaaaaaaaaaaaagaaaaaggttAACTCAAGTGACGCCAGTAAATAGGGTAGTGGATGGTTTAACTTTTATGAAACGTGGCATAAAAAAGATCGGTTAACCTCAGAGGTAACATGGGTTTGAGTCGTTTGACCGCCCAACTGGGCCAACAACGAAATCTATGTGTAATCATTAAACAACCAATAACATAAGTCAAATATGCATGTACCAAATACTATTTTCAAATGcaacaacaaaattgaaaatcTAAATGAAAATTCTATAGGATAATCAGATCGATTAAAACATACCCAGGAGTAATGGGATAAGTAGTCACGCCCCATTCATTCTTGATAAAGTGAAGATCCGAATGGCAGATCCCGCAGTACAAAACCTTAAACCTCACGTCTTTATCACCCGTAGCCCTATAAATCATCATTAACAACACTTTCCTTTTAGACTGTACAAATAGCATATACTAGATGATATAACCATGATTCATAACCAAAGATCATAGTTGTTAAAAACCATCGTCttttgcgcctaggcccaatttTCACGCGAGACGAGGCAATTGCGCCTTAAGTCAgggcaattgcgctttaattcttcAGGTGATGGTTCAGGCGCAGATTCCGAAGCGACTCCTGGATCCGGagagtttccggccaaattctctgAATTCCAACAAAATTCAAGCTAGATTTCTAACTTTATCTAAcgaaaactacttttctacactaatacactaatattttataacttttggtaTTAAATAGATGATAGTAATTAATATATAATagctttagtttattttatttgaagaataatattaattttctaatacataaaatatttttaatttttttttttcgttgtgcgctttatttttctcagccctcgctttttttgcgcccGCCACCTAGGCTCCATGCGacgcctatgcgccttgagtgcgcctagcaCCTTTAATAACTACAGATCAGATAACATAAAACTATATCTCTAGCAGAAAAATGGGCATTGGATGTATCGATGAACGTTGTTTAATTATTATATAAGAAAAATGTGTACCTTCGGGAGAAAGTGAGAGGAGAAAGAACACCAGAAGTGTCTCGAGCAGCATAACCATAGGCTTTGATTGGATGTTCAGATTCTGGTGATTTCGCCATTGTTAGCTTTTGAGTCTTGGTTGAGGACAGAATTATGGTGTTTGTGAGGAAGAAGAGTTTGTGGGTGTGTGTGTATTAAATAGAGTGTAGTGGAAATATTAACTGCTACCAAAATGTCATAATGGTGAATTAATGGAAAATGGCAGGGCAGTTTGTGGTGACGGAGTGTTAAGAGAGAGATTTGGTATTTTAAGGGATTCAAATTTGATTCATGTCCTCCGCATTATTTTCGACAGCACCTGgcgatgatgggagactaggcgaataagtggagatcgctagttcgatccttgaactaagtgggttttacctcaccgcgcTGTCGTGCCTTCAGGCGAGTGTTAACGgacttcggccctaggtgagggtttatCCGGTtcgaaggcgagtgtatcccgatatGGTGAATTTCGCtagtagcccatttggaggattcgttgaccattcaaaaaaaaaaaaaagagattatACTCAATTAGCCAATGAGCTATAGCTCAATTGACATTGGAGGCGAAGAAAAGATTTGGGTTTGAGGTCAGAGGTCTTAAGTTCAAATTTGATTTCAACGGGGTTTTATCATAGTGGGTCTTTGGACGACGGGTTTCCCCGAAACTGGTGATGGTGAGCTTGGGTTACCTactgttattttatttatttattttttttgtggTTGTAGGCGTATGAGGTTGCATTTTGCCATTGGGACCATTGGGTTACCGGGTAACGGGGCTTTTATCTCATTGGcttttaaaaacaaagatttaactcaattattatttttttaaaaaataataaacgaGTGAAATATGATGGATCTAGTTTATGTGATTCATTTATAAACAATCCTGATAATGGATCTATACTACTTAGATATATGTTGAATTTGTTTCACTTACTTTTACTTCTAGCTCTAATTTCACAAGATTAAAACACCTAATGAAAATGTTGGATTGACTTTGATAGGAACATGAAAAACCTGTATTTCCTCTTTACATATGTTTACAGCTATATTTTTATATATGAATTGTTTTATAATAATTTAAGTACATTAAATATTATTAGAAAATATACAAAAAGTAGACTCGCGGGTCTATTTAAGCTCTCTTAGTAAAACTAACGCTCGAACTCATTTAGAATCAGCTCGATCTAAACTCTTAACAAACCTTGAATAGCTAACAAGCAATTCGGCTAATTTACTCTAATGTATAATTGTATGCAAGGCATCATTTAATAAGTTTGTTGAATAAAATttgtaaaaagaaaaacattttactTTTCTTCATTTTGTGGAGTTCGCCACGTTTCGTTGGTTAATTTTCATGCTTGTCTGGGCCACTCCTCGTTCATGCATATGGAGACAAATCTCAAAGTTCACAAGTTACCAATACCTAAGCAATCAGACGAGCTCGGTACTGATTCTCTGATTCGATAAGGCTATACGGTATGGGGATCGGCTTTGGACCGTCTCCATCCGTCGCCGGCCATCCATCCATGCCGCCTCCATCGTCGCCCGTCGTCTCCGTCGGTTTTCGGACGTCCAGGACGGAGCAAACAGTGGGCCCCAtttcttttgtttgtttgtttatttatttgtgggatttgtacattatgctttaatACTTGTACATAGTTTTGTGGGTAGGATCATCTAGCACCATTCTCCCATGccctctagttttggaggatggaccatctttggaggactatgacgtggcgcctacgtggcggatcatcctccaaggatggaccatcaccataccgagTAGCCTAAAGAAACTTAGATGGGTCCGATGGGAAggtcttttaaattcaaaaaaaaaaaggtggGTTAGGTGTGGGGAGCATTAAAGATTTTAATTTGGCTATGTTAACTAAGTGGTGGTGGAGATATAACTCGAACTCGAATCAGCTATGGGCCAAAGTAATATTGTCAATtcataataataattctaatattttAATTCCCTTGAAGAAGTCGATCCCTGGTGTGTGGAATGACATCGGCAAAATGGATTCGGTTTTAGCCAAAGCCGGGTTAAACATAAATCAAAACCTGATTGAGGAGAACGGGGCTTGGAAATGGCGATCTGCAGTGGAGGAGAGTTTCTCGGTCAAGCAGGTGCGTCTTGGCCTGGAAAACGTTCGGCAGCCCACCCCAGTGGTTGACCCGAATTTAGTATGGAACAGCTGGGCCCCGACTAAAGGTAACATCCTGCTTTGGCGGGCTCTTCTCGGTCGAGTTGCTTCCAAGGTACGTCTGGCTCGTAGGAGGTGGCCGTTCATGATGTGGGCTGTCCTAGGTGTGAGCTGGAGGTTGAAAGTCCTAATCATATTTTCCTTAATTGCTTGTGGGCTAAAAGTATTTGGTGGCATGTCCTGGCTTGGCTCCGTATTCGTTTCCCTCTTAATTGTGCTTCGCTTTTGGAGTTAGTCAGATTTGTTAAAGATTGCCCAGGGAGCAGAGTTTGGAAGAGGCTAGTATCTATGGTTGTTATCGCTACGGTTTGGAGAATTTGGAGCGCGAGAAACGCCAAAGTCTTTGAAGATAGTTTCATCTCTATTATGAAGACGGTGGAGCTCATCAAGGAAGATTCTTTTCTTTGGGTTAGTATTCGCTCAAATTTAAAGAAGCCGAAATGGGAGAATTGGGTTTCGTTTGATGTAGTTGACTTGATGTAGTTGTCGTTTGTCTCGTTTTTTTTTTCGtttcttttgttttgttgttCTCCCAGTTGCTTGctgtctttatatatatatatatatatatatatatatatatatatatatatatatatatatatatatatatatagggaggggctcatgcgagaaccacccttattgtgagaaccttgagaaccaatgtgaacacaacctaaaatagctaaaaaaacctaatcccccacccccccccccccaaaaaaaaaaaacctaaacccccccaaccccccctccccccaaaaaaacctaaccccccctccccaagctaaaatgctaaaaactaaacccccaaaaaacctaaaaaaatctaaaaaaatcaaaaaaaaaaaatctaaaaattttttttgaattttttaatattttttatgttaaaatcgctacttttagaagccaaaaaaaatttaaaaaaaaaaatttaaaaaaaaaagtttttttttcttcgaaaagtagcgatttttttataaaaaatattaaaaaattaaaaaaaaaattgtgtgatttttagctatttttaggcatttttagtgtgttcacattggttctcgcggttctcacaataagaggtggttctcgtatgatcttctccctatatatatatatatatatatatatatatatatatatatatataaagtgatttgccattcaaaaaaaattaaaataaaaaattagttaataatcgattttgatttattttacttaataaaacacatgatacttcagtggttttgtcgttcaaaaaaaagttaataaaaCACATTCCGAATATCGTATCGAAATTGGTCGTTTAGTACCTGATTGGTACCGGAATTGGTTCCTGATGAGGTATGTAATGCCGATTTGAATTTTGGATATTGGAAACTAGGTTATAACTTCGTGtgttacacgggtcgaataaataaattttatatactaaataataaaacaatataactttaaaacctcatttattacacgggttgaataaatgtaattttatatattaaataataaaaagttatatctataagaaccatatgtattttctatttaaaaaaactaatgaaTATACTCAGTACGCTATAAATATGCTGATTGTGGAGATGATTATTGAAAGGAGTATATAATTGTCAAACATGTTATTCAAGAAACAAATAAGCAGcaatttgagtgataaaatataaattatatttaaataaacccgtaataaatcaaattttatttataaagtaatattgaaagttatatacaatttgtttaaaaaatatgtaacaaAATCTATATAGTATTATTTTaataatgaaaacaaaaataaataatatattaatacaaagtttggttttggtataaataatttggttatttaaaatattttaaattaacaatttaaatttaaggataatattttattgaAAAAGTATAAGTATTTTATTGGACATTTAAAGTATGATAAGGCttaattatttgtttttcttaatttatataccatttttatttaaaataaattaaaaaaaatatagcaaacataatttcaataaaattaataaaaaatacaaCCTACTTAAAAAGAaaaatgttagggctggatttttatgacctatgatccttacttggtatcctaacaagtgatcctagtttctttggcagatagtgatcctcagaagagctccaggatcaggatcatggatcatcctaaggatcctcatactaacgattgttctctttggatttaatgttgttttgcgggaattacgagttggaccaggtcttagcaacataaacaaggaatctgtcacgctaatttcgcacatgcataatcaaagatggacgttatggataatatggaaactcagcacaattcaagggaaattaattaggctaaatttacttctatttctaaaggggtaacgacctagtagttaggtgatttgcctaaaatagaaccacacacacttgtataaatgacactcttgaacattcggaagacacaacacatttctcacacgctttagcatacgatactatagtgatccttgtacctagctcgttaccatccgaagttgtaaacattgtttgttatattgaagtttggtgatcggtagtttccatcacccgaggttttttatgccggagatcattcattgatcaagggctttttcctcgtataaatccttgtgtcacttgtgcaattttcattatagtgatccttatctttgttcgtcataccaagcatcattccccgtttacaaagagtttggttgcattatccttgtgtgatttttgaccaaaacagtttggcgcccaccgtggggcaattggtgcttcatttataataaagtttttctgttggtgatcattccggagtgttacatggcttcatcattgaagaatacctccacagcgatgtctgcagtcaattcatctaatggcactCCACCTTTGccgccaccaccagctggatctcagaaaaatgctgagaaaagaccaactcctatcttctctaaaccttcatcttcttctgctctaacttcttctgctcccagtactagtgatatatttactttgattttgcagatgagggatcgtatgcagcagcaggatgaaactaatgacaggatcctcaaggaaatcggagatctcaaaagacaaaagaaaacggcagaggatcattccccattgatgcccaaatctttgaattttggtactccgatgattacttctcagccatcagagatcccagacattcaacatgtgggtggatcaagaggagtacaTTTCGGCTCAtcaacagtgactcaggcatcaggatcatatttccagccggcaggatcctatactcagcatatgggatccttcatgaattcaggagcctactcaggagcgcagcaatttcaaggatcctcctttattccaggatcatcccaggttcaaggatcctcctttgttccaggattatcccagggtcaaggatcctttctcatcccaggatcatcccagtttcaaggatccctccagataccaggatcctcgaagagtttgcagacaggaagttcagatgtccatcaaggagattttattccaatgcagaccattgcttccactggtccctccatcatcccagaatcccagcaatacggattcacatccaatgttcctaacttgaacccgatgggaggtaacacttttaataattctcttaccactaaccatggattcatgcaggatacaggtatcaaccatgctatggccagagaactgcagaaactgaaggatatgatatcaagtgttccaggggtagtcaaacctatcccggagattgcagacggaagccataaggtatctcgttttgcaccaccaatttgtgatgctgagatacccaaaagattccatatccctactatgaagctgtatgatggtacgacggatcctgaggaacacatagcacaatacagggagaggatggagatcaatccaattccagaaaggttaaaggaagcatgcttgtgcaagggatttggatccactcttactggatcagctcttaagtggctgctaagtcttcccccttactctattacttcgtttgctaatttagttaacttatttaataatcaattttcttgtagtagaaaatttgaacgattgactagcgatttatataggataactcagggtcataatgaatcattaagggattatataaccaaatttagtaaagaatccttggacattcctaacttggatgtggccacagctgttgaggccttcaagataggattgcttaaggattcattgttctatgatgatcttgttatgacaccatgcaggaacctagacgaagtaagaactcgggcactcaggttcatccggctagaggatgacaagaggatccaggagagacaagtaggatcctcaaaacaagaaaagcaaggatcctctttcaaaagcaacaaattcaaatcctataacagaactgacaaccagaatgtgcatgctgttgaccaagaagaggatgatgaagattatcctccgatttctgaatactgtttttccgttgataaccacgaactaatccttgcaatgcagaatctaggagaaaaggccagatggcccagaaaaaatgacaaaccagccgctgctaaagataaatcaaagtggtgtgcataccatgaggattttgggcatttgacagaggaatgcatcgcattacgaaaggaaattggatatctgctgagcaaggggcatttgaaagaattgttgggaagaaaaaagcaaaggactcaggatcctgaaaggatccctgaaagagctccagctcctccggcagatgcacaagtgatcaactttatttctggaggatcagacatctgtggtacatccttctcagcagctaaaaggcatgcaaaggaagctaaaatggataacggagaaagacctattcgaacatcaagtgtctcggaaggaaaaatcataacatttgatgaggatgatagaattaacatccaggatcctcatcatgatagtttagttattactatttttatttctaaccattttgtccgcaggatccttattgacggaggaagttcggtaaacattatccagcttgatgttctgaagaaaatgggtattcctgaatcagacatcacaccaagatcctccgtgctcatgggatttagtggcgaaactaagaaaaccctgggggacattaaacttccaatttacgtggaaggattacataattatcaaaaattttgtgttactgactgtttgtcttgttgtaatgttatccttggcaggccctggatacacgatatgaaggcagtcccatccacctaccatcagtgtgtgaagctccctagcccatggggaataatcaagatcgatagtgatcaacaggaggctaaggattgttacacctcatcaatgaaaccagcctcgaaatcaagggaacaatagcaattaaagtatcctccaaggggtgtcttggaggcaagagagtaggatgtggacgaaatcctcttggatcctgatgatcctgaatccaaaatctacatcggatcagggatccttgataaaatgaaagaagacatagtatccttcctcaaaagaagaaaatctacctttgcatggaaacatgaggatatgacaggtatatctaaggatattatcactcataaacttggcattgacaggtcagttaaaccaatccatcaaaaaaggaggaagtttgcaccagaaagaaatgccattatccaggaagaggtagaaagattactacgagcaggtatgatcagagaagtgaagtatccaaaatggctggccaatgtggttgttgttcaaaagaaaaatggaaagtggagggtatgtgtcgatttcactgatttgaataaggcatgtcccaaggatcctttcccattaccccacattcactccatggtggatgcaacggcgggtcatgaactgttaacctttatggatgcatcatctggattccaacaaattcagatggaaccatctgaccaagaggatacggcctttatgaccccaaccggtttatattgttatattgctatgccttttggattaagaaatgcaggtgcaacatatcaaaggctagtgaatatgatgttcaaagatcaaattggacaaactatggaagtgtacatagacgatatggtggtaaaatccaaaaaagccgaggatcacctaagggacttggaggaagcatttgatatccttgataattataacatgaagcttaatccttcaaaatgtcactttggtgttaaagcaggtaaattcttaggatatatggtaacccagaggggcattgaagcaagcccggaacaaatcaaagcattggtgaatatcaaatcccctgccaacgctaaggatgtgcaaaggctaacaggcaggatagcagctctaaacagattcatatccaaatcctcagaaaagtgtaaagaattctatgat
Above is a window of Helianthus annuus cultivar XRQ/B chromosome 14, HanXRQr2.0-SUNRISE, whole genome shotgun sequence DNA encoding:
- the LOC110909259 gene encoding 8-hydroxygeraniol dehydrogenase; translated protein: MAKSPESEHPIKAYGYAARDTSGVLSPLTFSRRATGDKDVRFKVLYCGICHSDLHFIKNEWGVTTYPITPGHEIVGIVTEVGSKVEKFKVGDKVGVGCIVGSCNSCESCAKDLESYCPKQILTYGYIDHDGTRTYGGYSDHMVADEHFVLRWPENLPLDSGAPLLCAGITTYSPLRHFGLDKPGVKVGVVGLGGLGHAAVKFAKAFGAEVTVFSTTPAKKQEAVEGLKADHFIVSKDQKQMQSAASTLDGIIDTVSASHSIAPLLNALKPDGKLVLVGAPEKSFDLAAFSLITGRKMVAGSATGGLKETQEMLDFAAKHGITADIELIPIDYVNTAMGRMLKSDVKYRFVIDVANSLKAP